The following coding sequences lie in one Oryctolagus cuniculus chromosome 7, mOryCun1.1, whole genome shotgun sequence genomic window:
- the LOC138850509 gene encoding centromere protein Q-like, producing the protein MKMPGKTNVSKKSQQLKRNPKRKIDDEEVKLPEKEVRKTVKRNKNHTKRLSSEGQTNLKRVKISSTKRKTWQPLSRSTREHLQTMMESVIITILSNSIKDKEQIQYHLNCLKKRLLQLYETLKAPSKKLKDLTNVSSLLNMERAQERVNEDGLTLLQEEIDKLVETTELMTGKIQSLKNKIRILASEVEEEEQKMLQMSSSGVLSLPQLSQNSLKAPTLQKEILTLIPNQDALLKDLDVLHTSSEVKNMLIFIEEAYKKLDAS; encoded by the coding sequence ATGAAGATGCCTGGTAAAACAAATGTTTCCAAGAAGTCTCAGCagttaaaaagaaatccaaaaagaaaaattgatgaTGAAGAAGTAAAGTTGCCAGAGAAAGAGGTtagaaaaacagtaaaaagaaataaaaatcatacaaaaCGTCTGTCTTCTGAAGGGCAAACAAATCTAAAACGGGTAAAGATAAGTTCCACCAAGAGAAAAACTTGGCAGCCTCTTTCAAGGAGTACCAGAGAGCATTTGCAAACTATGATGGAATCAGTAATAATAACAATTTTGAGTAATAGTATTAAAGACAAAGAACAAATTCAATATCATCTCAACTGTCTGAAGAAAAGGTTGCTACAACTGTATGAAACTCTCAAAGCCCCTTCCAAAAAGCTAAAAGATTTAACTAATGTGTCAAGTCTACTGAATATGGAAAGAGCACAAGAAAGAGTTAATGAAGATGGTCTGACATTACTACAGGAAGAAATAGATAAACTAGTGGAGACCACAGAGTTGATGACTGGGAAAATTCAGAGCCTAAAGAACAAAATACGGATTCTGGCAAGtgaggtggaagaggaggagcagaagaTGCTTCAAATGAGTAGTAGCGGGGTACTCTctcttccacagctttctcagaACAGTCTGAAAGCACCCACACTTCAGAAAGAAATTTTGACACTAATTCCAAACCAGGATGCTCTCCTAAAGGACTTAGATGTTCTTCATACTTCATCCGAGGTGAAAAACATGTTAATCTTCATCGAAGAAGCCTATAAGAAACTAGATGCCtcttga